A section of the Candidatus Hydrogenedentota bacterium genome encodes:
- a CDS encoding sigma-54-dependent Fis family transcriptional regulator produces MAAPRKPVIMVVDDEPAQRILLRNALESAGYGVLPRATGEEALGDAAHCDLMLLDVRLPGMDGLEVLRRLRQTPTPPPVMLLTAYMDLRDAVAAVKDGALDYLEKPVDLDELLTAIEDILGGPDPGDCGAPPPGVVAESAAMRGVLREARRAAPSNATVLLLGESGTGKEVLARLIHQWGPGAAGPWVAVNCGAIPAALFESHLFGHEKGAFTGADAAHRGCLEEARGGSLFLDEIGEMPLEAQPKLLRALESGMFRPVGAAADRHSDARIVAATNRDLEAAVAAGEFREDLYYRINVFPIHVPPLRERRDDILPLAAMFLRGRHKRLSPAAERLMAAHDWPGNARELRNAVERAAILSAGALILPDDLPPAVRRAAPGAGAAPPLSGGMEAVQKRAILDALEETGGNKTRAAERLGISRRSLVYKLRSYGM; encoded by the coding sequence ATGGCCGCACCCCGAAAACCCGTGATCATGGTTGTGGACGACGAGCCGGCGCAGCGCATTCTCCTGCGGAACGCCCTCGAATCCGCGGGCTACGGCGTGCTCCCCCGGGCCACGGGGGAGGAGGCGCTGGGGGACGCCGCCCACTGCGACCTGATGCTCCTCGACGTGCGCCTGCCCGGAATGGACGGCCTGGAGGTGCTGCGGCGGCTTCGTCAAACCCCCACCCCCCCGCCGGTCATGCTTCTCACCGCCTACATGGACCTGCGCGACGCCGTCGCGGCGGTGAAGGACGGCGCGCTGGACTATCTCGAAAAACCCGTGGACCTGGATGAGCTGCTCACCGCCATTGAGGACATTCTGGGGGGCCCGGACCCGGGGGACTGCGGGGCGCCCCCGCCCGGTGTCGTCGCCGAAAGCGCCGCCATGCGCGGGGTCCTGCGCGAGGCGCGCCGCGCCGCGCCCTCCAACGCCACAGTCCTGCTGCTGGGCGAGAGCGGAACGGGCAAGGAGGTCCTGGCGAGACTGATTCACCAGTGGGGACCGGGGGCCGCCGGACCCTGGGTGGCGGTGAACTGCGGCGCCATCCCGGCGGCGCTTTTCGAGAGCCACCTTTTCGGCCATGAAAAGGGCGCCTTCACCGGCGCGGACGCGGCCCACAGGGGATGCCTGGAGGAGGCCCGGGGCGGCTCGCTGTTTCTGGACGAAATCGGCGAAATGCCCCTGGAGGCGCAGCCGAAACTCCTGCGCGCACTGGAATCGGGCATGTTCCGGCCCGTCGGCGCCGCCGCGGACCGCCACAGCGACGCCCGCATTGTCGCCGCAACCAACCGCGACCTGGAGGCGGCCGTGGCCGCCGGGGAGTTCCGCGAGGACCTCTACTACCGCATCAACGTCTTCCCCATCCATGTGCCGCCCCTGCGCGAACGCCGGGACGACATTCTCCCCCTGGCCGCGATGTTCCTGCGCGGGCGACACAAGCGGCTCTCCCCCGCGGCGGAGCGCCTCATGGCCGCCCATGACTGGCCGGGGAACGCGCGGGAGCTCCGGAACGCCGTGGAGCGGGCCGCCATCCTCTCCGCGGGCGCGCTCATCCTGCCCGACGACCTGCCGCCGGCGGTGCGGCGCGCCGCGCCCGGCGCGGGGGCGGCTCCCCCCCTGTCCGGCGGCATGGAGGCCGTGCAGAAGCGGGCCATCCTTGATGCGCTGGAGGAGACCGGCGGCAACAAGACCCGCGCCGCCGAGCGCCTGGGCATCAGCAGGCGCAGTCTCGTGTACAAGCTCCGCTCCTACGGCATGTGA
- a CDS encoding NAD(P)-dependent glycerol-3-phosphate dehydrogenase: protein MNIQVVGAGGWGMALARRLALNGHTVRLWCRAEDNPDRLRETRENPALLPGILLPEAVAVSGEHDPDAEMAVLAVPSHAMRAVAGAMRFSPGTILVSVAKGVENGSLLRMSQVVGAVAPGGPVVALSGPSHAEEVGRDLPTLLVAAGADAEAREAAQSAFFAPVFRVYTSPDITGVELGGSLKNVIAIAAGVCDGFGLGDNAKAALMTRGLAEISRLGAALGADPATFAGLSGMGDLIVTCASRHSRNRAVGEQLARGKSLEEILGASQMVAEGVRTTESAHALALKTGVEMPITAAVHAVLFEGADPGAAISALLTRGAKPERG from the coding sequence ATGAACATACAGGTGGTGGGCGCGGGCGGCTGGGGCATGGCTCTGGCCCGCAGGCTGGCCCTGAACGGGCACACGGTGCGGCTGTGGTGCCGCGCCGAGGACAACCCGGACCGGCTCCGCGAGACGAGGGAGAATCCGGCGCTGCTGCCGGGCATACTGTTGCCGGAGGCGGTGGCGGTGTCCGGGGAGCATGACCCGGACGCGGAAATGGCGGTGCTGGCGGTGCCCTCGCACGCGATGCGGGCCGTGGCCGGGGCGATGCGCTTCTCGCCGGGGACCATTCTGGTGAGTGTGGCCAAGGGTGTCGAAAACGGCAGCCTGCTGCGGATGAGCCAGGTGGTCGGGGCGGTTGCGCCGGGCGGCCCGGTGGTCGCCCTGAGCGGTCCCAGCCACGCCGAGGAGGTCGGCCGCGACCTGCCCACGCTGCTGGTGGCCGCGGGCGCGGACGCGGAGGCCCGCGAGGCGGCGCAGTCGGCGTTTTTCGCGCCCGTGTTCCGGGTCTACACCAGCCCGGACATCACGGGCGTGGAACTGGGCGGGTCGCTGAAAAACGTGATCGCCATCGCGGCGGGCGTGTGCGACGGGTTTGGTTTGGGGGACAACGCCAAGGCGGCGCTGATGACGCGGGGCCTGGCGGAAATCTCGCGCCTGGGCGCGGCGCTCGGCGCGGACCCGGCGACCTTTGCGGGGCTCAGCGGCATGGGCGACCTCATAGTCACCTGCGCGAGCCGCCATTCGCGGAACCGTGCCGTGGGCGAGCAGTTGGCGCGGGGGAAAAGCCTGGAGGAGATACTCGGCGCGTCGCAGATGGTGGCCGAGGGGGTGCGCACCACCGAATCGGCCCACGCGCTGGCGCTGAAGACGGGCGTCGAGATGCCCATCACGGCCGCCGTCCACGCCGTGCTCTTTGAGGGTGCGGACCCGGGCGCGGCCATCTCGGCCCTCCTGACCCGCGGCGCCAAGCCGGAGCGCGGCTGA
- a CDS encoding DUF1559 domain-containing protein has protein sequence MKKRGKGFTLIELLVVIAIIGILAAILLPALARAREAARRSSCQNNLKQMGVILKMYSGEDRGQKFPTMDLWSCDMVDMKTDPSAVINAVAMHPEYMTDPAILLCPSSPRGTDPAKVFTDADNLATVWNGTGMVATPGVPNTEFYGCEVDNDSASYFYIGWALLIPGITDDPHKFTGRGQIDLANEATAYFTSKGVDPAYISGFIGTLLALVEYTQDIDIRTPLGQEQLKRIDGDISAMGTTVYRLREGIERFFITDINNPGASSQAQSSLSVMSDFVNASTGDRSMEFNHLPGGCNVLYMDGHVEFLRYPAGWPVSPLLAMAVGFL, from the coding sequence ATGAAAAAGCGTGGCAAGGGTTTTACGTTGATCGAGCTGCTGGTGGTCATCGCCATCATCGGCATTCTGGCGGCGATACTGCTGCCCGCGCTGGCGCGCGCGCGGGAGGCGGCGCGGCGGTCGAGCTGCCAGAACAACCTGAAGCAGATGGGTGTCATTCTGAAGATGTACTCGGGCGAGGACCGGGGCCAGAAGTTCCCCACCATGGATCTCTGGTCCTGCGACATGGTGGACATGAAAACGGACCCCTCGGCGGTGATCAACGCCGTGGCAATGCACCCCGAATACATGACGGACCCGGCCATTCTGCTGTGTCCGTCCAGCCCGCGCGGCACGGACCCGGCCAAGGTGTTCACCGACGCCGACAACCTGGCGACCGTTTGGAACGGCACCGGCATGGTGGCGACGCCCGGTGTGCCGAACACGGAGTTTTACGGCTGCGAGGTGGACAACGACAGCGCAAGCTACTTCTACATCGGCTGGGCGCTGCTCATTCCGGGGATCACGGACGACCCGCACAAGTTCACCGGTCGGGGCCAGATTGATCTCGCCAACGAGGCCACCGCTTACTTCACTTCCAAGGGGGTTGATCCGGCGTACATCAGCGGCTTTATCGGCACGCTGCTGGCCCTGGTGGAGTATACCCAAGACATTGACATCCGGACCCCCCTCGGTCAGGAGCAGTTAAAAAGAATTGACGGCGACATCTCCGCGATGGGCACCACGGTGTACCGGCTGCGCGAGGGCATCGAGCGGTTCTTTATCACCGACATCAACAACCCCGGCGCGAGCAGCCAGGCCCAAAGCTCACTGTCCGTCATGTCCGATTTTGTCAACGCGAGCACGGGCGACCGCAGCATGGAGTTCAACCATCTTCCCGGCGGCTGCAACGTGCTGTACATGGACGGGCATGTCGAGTTCCTGCGGTACCCGGCCGGCTGGCCTGTGAGCCCCCTGCTGGCCATGGCGGTCGGCTTCCTGTAG
- a CDS encoding B12-binding domain-containing radical SAM protein translates to MRVLFVVSTPSGIEPLGVMLLSAICRRHGHETFLAVSRRPGALLTAAQRFNPDAVAYSMASADMDHLKDADRPLVEWLSQKRGRPVLRIMGGPHPTYCPEILDEMRLDAICQGDGDEALPEVLRRWEADESLDGIPNISLTSADAPLRHLVTDLDALPFPDRDLYYRAVPYARLSGLRSFHTGRGCPYKCTYCFNHVYNRKFGGLGPLLRRRSVGNVLEEIERVVAEQPPVRMLRFSDDVFVFRPDDWIREFVEEYPRRVGVPFYCLMRSNTFTEETAELLSRAGCRAVGMSIEAGGEHVRNAVLKRQLSNRDVEASFAVAKKFGIRTYASTLVGIPGTTLSDDFESLEFVRKVRPTAPLFSITSPYKGTIMWEEAVRDGHLPPDSSPDTHLFSGVTELNCFSPQDKRTHQRIFALGPLYANLPAPLHHVIMRLIRTRFPLPEQLLKSFGLAYYSYRLATRIFPQAIPRSPRAMLHAVMDNIRHL, encoded by the coding sequence ATGCGAGTCCTCTTTGTCGTTTCCACTCCGTCGGGCATTGAACCGCTCGGCGTGATGTTGTTGTCGGCCATATGCCGCCGCCACGGGCACGAAACCTTCCTCGCCGTCAGCCGCCGCCCCGGCGCGCTGCTCACCGCCGCCCAAAGGTTTAACCCCGATGCGGTGGCCTACAGCATGGCCAGCGCCGACATGGACCATCTCAAGGATGCCGACCGCCCCCTGGTCGAATGGCTTTCCCAAAAAAGGGGCCGGCCCGTCCTGCGCATCATGGGGGGGCCCCACCCGACCTACTGTCCGGAAATCCTCGATGAAATGCGGTTGGACGCCATCTGCCAGGGCGACGGCGATGAGGCCCTGCCGGAAGTGCTCCGCCGCTGGGAGGCCGACGAGTCCCTGGACGGCATTCCCAACATCTCCCTAACCTCGGCGGATGCCCCGCTCAGGCATCTAGTCACCGACCTCGACGCGCTCCCCTTCCCGGACCGGGACCTGTACTACCGGGCGGTCCCCTACGCCCGCCTGAGCGGACTGCGCTCCTTCCACACCGGCAGGGGCTGCCCCTACAAGTGCACCTATTGCTTTAACCATGTCTACAACCGGAAATTCGGGGGTCTTGGGCCCCTCCTGCGCAGGCGTTCCGTCGGGAACGTGCTGGAGGAAATTGAGCGCGTGGTGGCGGAGCAGCCGCCGGTGCGGATGCTGCGCTTCTCCGATGATGTGTTTGTGTTCCGGCCGGACGACTGGATTCGGGAATTTGTCGAGGAGTATCCCAGGCGCGTCGGCGTGCCTTTTTACTGCCTGATGCGGTCAAACACGTTCACGGAGGAAACGGCCGAACTTCTCTCGAGGGCGGGGTGCCGCGCCGTCGGCATGTCCATCGAGGCCGGCGGAGAGCATGTCCGGAACGCGGTCCTCAAGCGGCAGCTCAGCAACCGGGACGTGGAGGCCTCCTTCGCCGTGGCCAAAAAGTTCGGCATCCGAACTTACGCCAGCACCCTGGTGGGCATTCCCGGCACAACCCTGTCGGACGACTTTGAGTCCCTCGAGTTCGTCCGGAAAGTGCGGCCCACAGCCCCGCTCTTCAGCATCACAAGCCCCTACAAGGGCACCATCATGTGGGAGGAGGCCGTGCGGGACGGACACCTCCCCCCCGACTCAAGCCCGGACACCCACCTTTTCTCCGGGGTCACCGAATTGAACTGCTTTTCCCCCCAAGACAAACGCACACATCAGCGCATTTTCGCCCTTGGACCGCTGTATGCAAACCTGCCCGCCCCGTTGCATCATGTGATCATGCGGCTGATAAGGACGCGTTTCCCCCTGCCGGAACAGTTGTTGAAGTCTTTCGGCCTGGCCTATTACAGTTACCGCCTCGCCACGCGGATTTTTCCGCAGGCCATTCCGCGGTCACCCCGCGCCATGCTGCACGCGGTGATGGACAACATCCGGCACCTGTGA
- a CDS encoding DUF2961 domain-containing protein has protein sequence MFNGLNLHLGNLSLLSNARTRSLSAENFTGAKGAGGMAVEGTGAQCARDLGRGWKISPSVKIEAGQTFALADIDGPGAIQQIWMTPTGNWRFSILRVYWDHEETPSIECPVGDFFGMGWGEYAPLNSLAVCVNPGSAFNCYWEMPFRKHCRMTFENLADEAMVLYYQINHTLTEVPGDAAYLHAQWRRSNPLPHRTDHTLLDGVRGQGHYVGTCLAWQVNSTGWWGEGEIKFFMDGDEWPTICGTGTEDYFCGSYNFDRDGQYTVFCTPYAGLHQVIRPDGAYRSQQRFGLYRWHIMDPVRFAEDLRVTIQALGWRSGGRYLPLRDDIASTAFWYQREPHAPFPALPDRDGLEV, from the coding sequence ATGTTCAACGGCCTTAACCTGCATCTGGGAAACCTGTCCCTGCTCTCGAACGCCCGGACCCGCTCGCTGTCGGCGGAGAACTTTACCGGCGCGAAAGGGGCCGGCGGCATGGCGGTGGAGGGCACGGGCGCCCAGTGCGCCCGCGACCTGGGCCGGGGCTGGAAAATATCCCCCTCCGTGAAGATTGAGGCGGGGCAGACCTTTGCCCTGGCGGACATTGACGGGCCCGGCGCCATCCAGCAGATATGGATGACGCCGACGGGGAACTGGCGATTCTCCATTCTCCGCGTCTACTGGGACCACGAGGAGACCCCCAGCATCGAGTGCCCCGTGGGCGACTTCTTCGGAATGGGCTGGGGCGAGTACGCCCCGCTCAACTCGCTGGCGGTCTGCGTGAACCCCGGCAGCGCCTTCAACTGTTACTGGGAGATGCCCTTCCGGAAGCACTGCCGCATGACCTTCGAGAACCTCGCGGACGAGGCGATGGTCCTGTACTATCAAATCAACCACACCCTCACGGAGGTGCCGGGGGACGCCGCCTACCTCCACGCCCAGTGGCGGCGCAGCAACCCCCTGCCGCACAGGACGGACCACACACTGCTGGACGGCGTGCGCGGGCAGGGGCACTATGTGGGCACGTGTCTTGCGTGGCAGGTAAACAGCACGGGCTGGTGGGGCGAGGGCGAGATCAAGTTTTTCATGGACGGCGACGAGTGGCCCACCATCTGCGGCACGGGCACGGAGGACTACTTCTGCGGCTCGTACAACTTTGACCGGGACGGCCAGTACACCGTGTTCTGCACGCCCTATGCGGGGCTGCACCAGGTCATCCGTCCCGACGGGGCCTACCGCTCGCAGCAGCGCTTCGGCCTGTACCGCTGGCACATCATGGACCCTGTCCGCTTCGCGGAGGACCTTCGCGTCACCATTCAGGCGCTCGGGTGGCGGAGCGGGGGGCGCTACCTGCCCTTGCGGGACGACATCGCCTCGACGGCCTTCTGGTACCAGCGCGAGCCCCACGCCCCCTTCCCGGCGCTGCCGGACCGTGACGGATTGGAGGTGTGA
- a CDS encoding tetratricopeptide repeat protein: MILSAAKTGEIRWLRDLPAAMALCLLVLLVFGQVVTFGTMMMDEYGLLWQNSDIQNGVSLPGVKFALTGFNMGMWMPVTNLTHLMDVSLFGKAPAGHHAHSLLWHMATAALWYFTLVFLTGRPFESFFASALFALHPMRAEAVAWIACRRELTCGFFYALAVLLYGRYAVRPQWTRMLLVVAAMTLAVMSKPMAVTIPCVLLLLDFWPLGRLSWKERGRAPLLALEKLPLFALSIFSVWIGYVGQRSMPSTVDLSEKLSLAFRIGNAVLSYGRYLWNTVCPLWLSGYYPELRGGLPVYGMLAAIVVLIALTALVLWSQKGHAFTGWAWFGGTLVPVIGLIGFGNAAMANRWTYIPHMGLMMAVSWTWCEIAQMPALRGANAAAAPAGKKNRKKKTVTGHSPAWFRNAGVSVAVLLCVILGMRETSYWCNDEVLSNRMLAVSRGENAAAHTNLGYLRNQQGMAQQALFHYQEAERLEPHNPVHASNLAAMLNHLKRYRDAETLLAPVLEKHAINPHVWMQYGVALLEQGRPAEALPNIERAVEMQPKNYMSHTNLGICLKMLGERDKARVCFEKALELEPKYQLARDNLEELSSMQPQGEAAPGWSDHAH; this comes from the coding sequence ATGATTCTTTCCGCGGCCAAAACCGGGGAAATTCGCTGGTTGAGGGATTTGCCCGCCGCCATGGCGCTTTGCCTGCTTGTCCTCCTGGTTTTCGGGCAGGTGGTCACTTTTGGCACCATGATGATGGATGAATATGGACTTCTCTGGCAAAACAGCGACATCCAAAACGGAGTGTCCCTGCCCGGCGTAAAATTCGCCCTGACCGGATTCAACATGGGCATGTGGATGCCCGTCACCAACCTGACGCACCTGATGGATGTCTCGCTCTTCGGGAAGGCGCCGGCGGGCCACCATGCCCACAGTCTGCTATGGCACATGGCCACCGCGGCGCTGTGGTACTTCACATTGGTTTTCCTGACCGGACGCCCCTTCGAGAGCTTCTTTGCCTCGGCCCTTTTCGCCCTGCACCCCATGCGGGCCGAGGCGGTGGCGTGGATTGCATGCCGCCGGGAGTTGACCTGCGGTTTCTTTTACGCCCTTGCAGTGCTTCTCTACGGCCGCTATGCGGTGCGGCCCCAATGGACACGGATGCTTCTGGTGGTGGCGGCCATGACGCTCGCCGTGATGTCCAAACCCATGGCCGTGACCATTCCATGCGTCCTGCTGCTGCTGGATTTCTGGCCGCTTGGCCGTCTTTCCTGGAAGGAACGCGGGCGGGCCCCGCTGCTGGCGCTTGAGAAACTGCCCCTATTCGCGCTGTCAATATTCAGTGTCTGGATTGGCTATGTCGGCCAGAGAAGCATGCCCAGCACGGTGGATTTAAGCGAAAAACTGAGTCTGGCTTTTCGGATTGGAAACGCCGTCCTCAGCTACGGGCGGTATCTCTGGAACACCGTTTGCCCCCTGTGGCTGTCCGGATACTATCCCGAGCTGCGCGGCGGCCTTCCCGTCTACGGCATGCTTGCGGCCATTGTTGTGCTGATCGCCCTGACCGCGCTGGTCTTGTGGTCACAGAAAGGGCACGCCTTCACCGGCTGGGCGTGGTTTGGCGGCACCCTTGTCCCTGTCATCGGCCTAATCGGGTTTGGAAATGCCGCCATGGCCAACCGCTGGACCTACATCCCGCACATGGGCCTCATGATGGCCGTGTCCTGGACATGGTGTGAAATCGCGCAAATGCCGGCGCTGCGCGGCGCCAATGCGGCAGCCGCGCCCGCGGGAAAGAAGAACCGGAAGAAAAAGACTGTCACTGGCCATTCCCCGGCATGGTTCCGCAACGCGGGGGTGTCGGTTGCCGTGCTCCTTTGCGTCATTCTGGGCATGCGGGAGACTTCATACTGGTGCAATGACGAGGTCTTGAGCAACCGCATGCTGGCCGTGTCACGGGGGGAAAACGCCGCGGCCCACACCAATCTCGGCTATCTCCGCAACCAGCAGGGGATGGCCCAGCAGGCCCTGTTTCACTACCAGGAAGCCGAGCGTCTTGAGCCCCATAACCCCGTCCACGCAAGCAATCTGGCCGCCATGCTGAACCATTTGAAACGTTACAGGGACGCCGAGACCCTGCTCGCCCCCGTGCTGGAGAAGCATGCCATCAATCCGCATGTGTGGATGCAGTACGGTGTCGCCCTGCTGGAGCAGGGCCGGCCGGCGGAGGCGCTGCCCAACATTGAGCGGGCGGTGGAGATGCAGCCGAAGAATTACATGTCCCACACCAATCTGGGTATCTGCCTGAAGATGCTGGGCGAAAGGGACAAGGCCAGGGTCTGTTTTGAGAAAGCGCTGGAACTGGAACCAAAATACCAGCTTGCCCGCGATAATCTCGAAGAGCTGTCTTCCATGCAGCCGCAGGGGGAAGCCGCCCCGGGGTGGTCTGACCATGCGCATTGA
- a CDS encoding NUDIX domain-containing protein codes for MRIDRTWYVKPAGIYERLTAGGVVVRRATEGLLVALVREADLDGHVLPKGGVEPGESLDAAALREIEEESGLSQLEKLAELRVLERLESERKFWSIIHYGLYRTGQIQGEIRDPEHHPGMGWFPLFELPDMFWPDERELLESERGRIVEIFSGPGKEATAV; via the coding sequence ATGCGCATTGACCGGACATGGTATGTGAAACCCGCCGGGATTTATGAGCGGCTTACCGCGGGCGGGGTGGTGGTGCGCCGCGCCACGGAGGGGTTGCTGGTGGCGCTGGTACGCGAGGCGGACCTGGACGGGCATGTGCTTCCCAAGGGCGGCGTCGAGCCGGGGGAAAGCCTGGACGCCGCCGCGCTGCGTGAAATCGAGGAGGAGTCCGGCCTTTCACAGTTGGAAAAACTCGCCGAGCTGCGTGTGCTGGAGCGTCTGGAGTCGGAGCGGAAATTCTGGTCCATCATCCATTACGGCCTGTACCGGACAGGACAGATTCAAGGGGAAATCCGCGACCCGGAGCACCACCCCGGCATGGGCTGGTTTCCCCTTTTTGAACTCCCGGACATGTTCTGGCCGGACGAGCGCGAGCTGCTGGAGTCGGAACGCGGCCGCATCGTGGAAATCTTCTCCGGGCCGGGCAAAGAGGCGACTGCGGTATAA
- a CDS encoding uroporphyrinogen decarboxylase family protein encodes MNGKELVMAALRRESVPRVPWVPFVGVHGGFLIGVPANEFLQSADLIVRGQTAAAEHYRPDGLPVVFDLQVEAEALGCRLAWAADVPPSVVSHPLESCAAANGLPALDFTAGRFPVIREATRRMAESLGERVALYGLITGPFTLLSHLRGSELFLDMLTDPDGVKSAMDWCAGTAARCAEFYLEQGVDVVAVVDPMTSQISADHFTEFVAPAINRVFDAVRKAGGFSSLFVCGDATRNLEVMCGTRCDNISIDENIPLTLLREHAAHHRKSYGGNIKLTTVLLMGTPDDAKLDAIRCIDEAFGPGFILAPGCDLPYATPEPNLRAVADMALDPYLRDVARVTAQASRLDDFADIILPDYAGEIGVTLDCVTLDSAACAPCQYMLDAAVRAAERARAPVHVKEHKIKNRNGVGMMCRLGVKNLPTICIDGAPRFVSIIPDIDTLVAAIEDAYRAKRKK; translated from the coding sequence ATGAACGGCAAAGAACTGGTAATGGCGGCGCTGCGGCGCGAATCCGTCCCCCGCGTTCCCTGGGTTCCCTTCGTCGGGGTGCACGGCGGCTTCCTCATCGGCGTGCCGGCCAATGAGTTTCTCCAGTCGGCGGACCTCATTGTCAGGGGGCAGACCGCCGCCGCGGAGCACTACCGGCCTGACGGGCTGCCCGTGGTCTTCGATTTGCAGGTCGAGGCGGAGGCCTTGGGCTGCCGGCTCGCCTGGGCCGCTGACGTGCCCCCATCCGTGGTGTCCCACCCGCTGGAGTCCTGCGCGGCCGCAAACGGGCTGCCCGCCCTGGACTTCACGGCGGGCCGATTCCCCGTCATCCGGGAGGCGACCCGGCGCATGGCCGAAAGCCTCGGGGAGCGCGTCGCGCTCTACGGCCTCATCACCGGCCCCTTCACCCTGCTCTCGCACCTGCGCGGCAGCGAGCTCTTCCTCGACATGCTCACGGACCCCGACGGGGTGAAGTCCGCCATGGACTGGTGCGCGGGGACGGCGGCGCGCTGCGCGGAGTTTTATCTGGAACAGGGGGTGGACGTGGTGGCCGTGGTGGACCCCATGACCAGCCAGATTTCGGCGGATCACTTCACGGAGTTCGTGGCCCCGGCCATCAACCGGGTCTTCGACGCGGTCCGCAAGGCGGGCGGATTCTCCTCCCTCTTCGTCTGCGGCGACGCCACGCGCAACCTGGAGGTCATGTGCGGCACCCGCTGCGACAACATCTCGATTGACGAGAACATCCCCCTCACCCTGCTGCGCGAGCACGCCGCGCACCACCGGAAATCCTACGGGGGGAACATCAAACTGACGACGGTGCTCCTGATGGGCACGCCGGACGACGCGAAGCTTGACGCCATCCGCTGCATAGACGAGGCCTTCGGGCCGGGCTTCATCCTCGCGCCGGGCTGCGACCTGCCCTACGCCACGCCCGAGCCGAACCTGCGCGCCGTGGCAGACATGGCCCTCGACCCCTATCTGCGCGACGTGGCGCGGGTCACTGCGCAGGCCTCCCGGCTGGACGACTTCGCGGACATCATCCTGCCGGACTACGCCGGGGAAATCGGCGTCACCCTCGACTGTGTCACCCTGGACTCCGCCGCTTGCGCCCCCTGCCAGTACATGCTCGACGCGGCGGTCCGCGCCGCCGAGCGCGCCCGCGCGCCCGTGCATGTGAAGGAGCACAAAATCAAAAACCGGAACGGCGTCGGCATGATGTGCCGCCTCGGCGTGAAGAACCTGCCCACCATCTGCATAGACGGCGCGCCCCGCTTTGTCTCCATCATCCCGGACATAGACACCCTGGTCGCCGCCATCGAGGACGCGTACCGCGCCAAGCGGAAAAAATAG